One Pantoea trifolii DNA segment encodes these proteins:
- the mug gene encoding G/U mismatch-specific DNA glycosylase: MSEHDIRDIIAPDLQVLFCGINPGKSSAHTGFHFAHPGNRFWKVIYQAGFTRELLKPEQEQRLLETGCGITMLVERPTVQANELDGDELRDGGSRLQQKILHYQPRALAVLGKDAFQKAFRQRKVEWGEQPLTLGETRLWVLPNPSGLNRATLEEMAASYRQLHDWLQSNAR, from the coding sequence ATGAGCGAGCACGATATCCGCGACATCATTGCGCCTGATTTACAGGTGCTGTTTTGTGGCATCAATCCGGGCAAGTCGTCGGCGCACACTGGATTTCACTTCGCGCATCCCGGCAATCGCTTTTGGAAAGTGATATATCAGGCCGGCTTTACGCGCGAGTTACTCAAGCCCGAGCAGGAGCAGCGGCTGTTGGAAACTGGATGTGGTATTACCATGCTGGTGGAGCGTCCGACGGTGCAGGCTAACGAGTTGGATGGCGATGAATTACGCGACGGTGGCTCACGCTTGCAGCAAAAGATTTTGCACTATCAACCGCGTGCATTGGCGGTGTTGGGCAAAGATGCCTTCCAGAAAGCATTTCGTCAGCGCAAAGTTGAGTGGGGCGAGCAGCCGCTAACACTGGGTGAAACGCGTTTGTGGGTGCTGCCTAATCCGAGTGGGTTAAATCGTGCGACGCTAGAAGAGATGGCCGCATCCTATCGCCAACTGCATGATTGGCTGCAAAGTAACGCGCGATAG
- the dnaG gene encoding DNA primase, with product MAGRIPRIFINDLLARTDIVDIIDARVKLKKQGKNYHACCPFHNEKTPSFTVSGEKQFYYCFGCGAKGNAIDFLMNHDRLEFVESVEELATLHGLEVPYEAGNGPSQMERHQRQSLYQLLDGLNGFYQQSLRNPQAQSAQNYLATRGLSQEVIDHFAIGYAPAGWDNALKRFGQQKDDRESLMEAGMLVSNDSGRTYDRFRDRVMFPIRDKRGRVIGFGGRVLGNDTPKYLNSPETPIFHKGRQLYGLYEAQKNHPQPTRLLVVEGYMDVVALAQFGIDYAVASLGTSTTAEHVQLLYRSTDTVICCYDGDRAGREAAWRTLETALPYMNDGRQLRFMFLPDGEDPDTLVRKEGKEAFEARMEQATPLSTFLFDSLMPQVDLSTRDGKTKLATLALPLISQIPGETLRIYMRQTLGNKLGILDDNQLDKLMPKLAESGVLPTAPPLKRTTMRVLIALLVQNPQFASIVPTLDGLEQSKMAGLPLFVELVSRCTENPGLTTGQLLELYRGTNFSQPLETLATWNHMIVDEEAEEVFQDSLASIYDSALEQRLEALIARERTEGLSAIERREFWALSQALAKK from the coding sequence ATGGCTGGACGAATTCCACGCATATTTATCAACGACTTACTTGCCCGCACGGACATCGTGGATATTATCGATGCCCGCGTTAAGCTGAAAAAGCAGGGTAAGAACTATCACGCGTGCTGTCCTTTCCATAACGAGAAAACCCCCTCTTTCACCGTAAGCGGTGAGAAGCAGTTTTATTACTGCTTCGGCTGTGGCGCCAAAGGCAACGCCATCGACTTCCTGATGAATCACGATCGTCTGGAATTTGTTGAGAGCGTTGAGGAGCTGGCCACGCTTCATGGCTTAGAAGTGCCGTATGAAGCGGGCAATGGTCCTAGCCAGATGGAGCGCCATCAACGTCAAAGTCTTTATCAGTTGCTGGATGGCCTGAACGGCTTCTATCAACAGAGCCTGCGTAATCCACAAGCGCAATCTGCACAGAATTATCTCGCCACGCGTGGTCTTAGTCAGGAAGTGATCGATCACTTCGCTATCGGCTATGCGCCTGCCGGTTGGGATAATGCTCTGAAGCGCTTTGGGCAGCAGAAAGACGATCGCGAATCACTGATGGAAGCGGGCATGCTAGTCAGCAATGACTCAGGCCGCACCTACGATCGCTTCCGCGATCGCGTGATGTTCCCTATTCGCGATAAGCGTGGCCGCGTGATTGGTTTTGGTGGTCGCGTGCTGGGCAACGATACGCCGAAGTATCTGAACTCGCCTGAAACACCGATTTTCCATAAAGGCCGCCAGTTATACGGACTTTATGAAGCGCAGAAAAATCATCCGCAACCCACGCGTTTGCTGGTTGTCGAAGGTTATATGGACGTGGTGGCGCTGGCGCAATTTGGCATCGATTATGCCGTTGCATCGCTGGGCACCTCGACCACTGCTGAACACGTTCAGCTGCTTTACCGCTCAACGGATACCGTGATTTGCTGTTACGACGGCGACCGCGCCGGACGTGAAGCGGCATGGCGTACGCTCGAAACCGCATTGCCTTACATGAATGATGGCCGTCAGCTACGCTTTATGTTTTTGCCCGATGGCGAGGATCCGGACACGCTGGTACGCAAAGAGGGCAAAGAAGCCTTTGAAGCGCGAATGGAGCAGGCTACACCGCTCTCCACGTTTCTTTTCGACAGCCTGATGCCGCAAGTGGATTTGAGTACACGCGATGGCAAAACCAAGCTGGCGACACTGGCGTTACCGCTGATCAGTCAGATTCCCGGTGAAACGCTGCGCATTTATATGCGTCAAACGTTGGGTAATAAACTCGGGATTCTTGACGATAACCAGTTAGACAAGCTGATGCCGAAGCTGGCGGAAAGCGGAGTGCTGCCAACTGCCCCGCCGTTGAAGCGCACCACCATGCGCGTATTGATCGCGTTATTAGTGCAGAATCCGCAATTTGCCTCCATCGTGCCTACACTGGATGGACTGGAGCAGTCAAAAATGGCGGGTTTACCGCTATTTGTGGAGTTAGTCAGTCGTTGTACAGAGAATCCTGGCCTGACCACCGGACAGCTACTAGAGTTATATCGCGGAACAAATTTTAGCCAGCCCCTTGAAACATTGGCCACCTGGAACCACATGATAGTGGATGAAGAGGCGGAAGAAGTGTTCCAGGATTCACTGGCAAGTATTTACGATTCCGCGCTCGAACAGCGCCTTGAAGCGCTTATCGCTCGCGAGCGAACGGAAGGCTTAAGTGCCATTGAACGCCGCGAATTCTGGGCTCTAAGCCAGGCATTAGCAAAAAAATAA
- a CDS encoding TetR/AcrR family transcriptional regulator → MEKLSHKARTRQRILDEASVVMRENGTESIGVAALMKRVGLTHGGFYAHFASREDLVQAVIAEMFADSARRFADITSINDPAERLNQLIDSYLSEQHCNTPGEGCPMPALVSEMAHLPVEARTLFSQQREAMRQRLALTLHELNHPHADDAATTMLAEMVGAVAMARACPDDEEARTMLASSRRSVKQRAGLEIV, encoded by the coding sequence ATGGAAAAGCTGAGCCATAAGGCGCGTACACGACAGCGCATTCTGGATGAAGCCTCGGTGGTGATGCGCGAGAACGGCACTGAAAGCATTGGCGTAGCGGCGCTGATGAAGCGCGTGGGTTTAACGCACGGCGGATTTTATGCCCATTTCGCCTCCCGCGAAGATCTGGTGCAAGCGGTGATCGCTGAGATGTTTGCTGATTCGGCGCGCCGCTTTGCGGATATCACCTCAATTAACGATCCCGCTGAACGACTTAATCAGCTGATTGATAGCTATTTATCTGAGCAGCATTGCAACACGCCGGGTGAAGGCTGTCCGATGCCTGCGCTGGTGAGTGAGATGGCGCATTTACCCGTCGAGGCGCGTACGTTGTTTTCACAGCAGCGTGAAGCGATGCGGCAGCGTTTGGCGTTGACGCTACATGAGCTTAATCATCCGCATGCGGATGACGCGGCGACCACTATGTTGGCTGAGATGGTTGGTGCGGTGGCAATGGCACGTGCTTGTCCGGACGACGAGGAAGCGCGCACTATGCTGGCGAGCAGTCGTCGATCGGTAAAACAACGCGCCGGACTGGAGATTGTATGA
- the rpoD gene encoding RNA polymerase sigma factor RpoD: protein MEQNPQSQLKLLVTRGKEQGYLTYAEVNDHLPEDIVDSDQIEDIIQMINDMGIQVVEEAPDADDLILNENSSDTDEDAAEAAAQVLSSVESEIGRTTDPVRMYMREMGTVELLTREGEIDIAKRIEDGINQVQCSVAEYPEAITYLLDQYDRVEAGDARLSDLIIGFIDPNAEEDIAPTATNVGSELSQEDRDDDEEEDEDDDDSSDDDNSIDPELAREKFGDLRTQYETTRTVIKAKGRSHADAVAEIQNLSEVFKQFRLVPKQFDYLVNNMREMMERVRTQERLIMKLCIELCKMPKKNFITLFTGNETNPSWFKAALAMNKPWSEKLLEVEDDVNRSLYKLQQIEEETGLTIEQVKDINRRMSIGEAKARRAKKEMVEANLRLVISIAKKYTNRGLQFLDLIQEGNIGLMKAVDKFEYRRGYKFSTYATWWIRQAITRSIADQARTIRIPVHMIETINKLNRISRQMLQEMGREPTPEELAERMLMPEDKIRKVLKIAKEPISMETPIGDDEDSHLGDFIEDTTLELPLDSATSESLRSATHDVLAGLTAREAKVLRMRFGIDMNTDHTLEEVGKQFDVTRERIRQIEAKALRKLRHPSRSEVLRSFLDD, encoded by the coding sequence ATGGAGCAAAACCCGCAGTCACAGCTTAAGCTACTTGTCACCCGTGGTAAGGAGCAAGGCTATTTGACCTATGCTGAGGTCAATGACCATCTGCCGGAAGATATCGTCGACTCCGATCAGATCGAAGACATCATCCAGATGATTAACGACATGGGTATTCAGGTTGTTGAAGAAGCGCCTGATGCTGATGATCTGATACTGAATGAAAACAGCTCCGATACTGACGAAGATGCCGCAGAAGCCGCCGCTCAGGTTTTATCCAGTGTTGAATCTGAAATTGGCCGTACCACCGACCCGGTGCGCATGTACATGCGCGAAATGGGTACCGTTGAACTGCTGACGCGCGAAGGCGAAATTGACATCGCTAAGCGCATCGAAGACGGTATCAACCAGGTCCAATGCTCTGTAGCCGAATATCCGGAAGCGATCACCTATCTGCTCGATCAGTACGATCGCGTAGAAGCGGGCGATGCTCGCCTGTCTGACTTGATCATCGGTTTCATCGATCCGAACGCAGAAGAAGATATCGCGCCGACCGCCACCAACGTCGGTTCTGAGTTATCGCAGGAAGACCGTGATGACGACGAAGAAGAAGATGAGGACGATGACGACAGCTCTGATGACGATAACTCTATCGATCCAGAACTGGCTCGCGAGAAGTTTGGCGACCTGCGTACGCAGTACGAAACCACGCGCACCGTCATCAAAGCCAAAGGCCGCAGCCATGCTGACGCCGTAGCCGAAATCCAGAATCTCTCTGAAGTGTTCAAGCAGTTCCGCCTGGTACCGAAGCAGTTCGATTACCTGGTAAACAATATGCGTGAAATGATGGAGCGCGTGCGTACGCAAGAGCGCCTGATCATGAAACTGTGTATTGAACTGTGCAAAATGCCGAAGAAAAACTTCATCACGCTGTTTACCGGCAACGAAACCAACCCAAGCTGGTTCAAAGCCGCGCTGGCCATGAACAAGCCGTGGTCTGAGAAGCTGCTGGAAGTTGAAGATGATGTGAATCGTTCGCTGTACAAACTGCAGCAGATCGAAGAAGAAACCGGCTTGACCATCGAGCAGGTGAAGGACATCAACCGCCGCATGTCTATCGGTGAAGCGAAAGCGCGTCGTGCGAAGAAAGAGATGGTTGAAGCAAACTTACGTTTGGTTATCTCTATCGCGAAGAAATACACCAACCGTGGTCTGCAGTTCCTCGATCTGATTCAGGAAGGCAACATCGGCCTGATGAAAGCCGTTGATAAGTTTGAATACCGTCGTGGTTATAAGTTCTCAACTTACGCCACATGGTGGATTCGTCAGGCTATCACCCGTTCTATCGCTGACCAGGCGCGCACCATCCGTATTCCGGTGCATATGATTGAGACCATCAACAAACTCAACCGTATTTCGCGTCAGATGCTGCAGGAAATGGGCCGCGAACCGACGCCGGAAGAGCTGGCTGAACGTATGCTGATGCCTGAAGATAAGATCCGCAAAGTGCTGAAAATCGCTAAAGAGCCAATCTCTATGGAGACGCCGATTGGTGATGATGAAGATTCGCATCTGGGCGATTTTATCGAAGACACCACGCTGGAACTGCCGCTGGATTCCGCTACCTCGGAAAGCCTGCGCTCAGCGACTCACGACGTGCTGGCTGGCCTGACCGCGCGTGAAGCGAAAGTGTTGCGTATGCGTTTCGGTATCGATATGAACACCGACCACACGCTGGAAGAGGTTGGCAAACAGTTTGACGTAACGCGTGAGCGTATTCGTCAGATTGAAGCCAAGGCGCTGCGTAAACTGCGTCACCCAAGCCGCTCAGAAGTACTGCGTAGCTTCCTCGACGATTAA